The following are from one region of the Strix uralensis isolate ZFMK-TIS-50842 chromosome 4, bStrUra1, whole genome shotgun sequence genome:
- the PCGF1 gene encoding polycomb group RING finger protein 1 isoform X3, which translates to MASPPQGGPMAIAMRLRNQLQAVYKMDPLRNEEEVKVKMKELNEHIVCCLCAGYFIDATTITECLHTFCKSCIVKYLQTSKYCPMCNTKIHETQPLLNLKLDRVMQDIVYKLVPGLQESEEKRIREFYQSRGLDRVTQPSSEDTVGGDPMGLPYSTFDHSRAHYFRYDEHVSLCLEKQSSSKDKGKAVLQQKYVRCSVRAQIRHLRRVLCHRLGLPLQHVQILFNNEALPDHMTMKQLWLSRWFGKPAPLLLHYSIKDKRR; encoded by the exons ATGGCGTCGCCTCCTCAGGGGGGCCCGATGGCGATCGCCATGCGGCTGCGGAACCAGCTCCAGGCCGTCTACAAGATGGACCCGCTCCGGAACGag GAGGAGGTGAAGGTGAAGATGAAGGAGCTGAACGAGCACATCGTGTGCTGCCTGTGCGCCGGCTACTTCATCGACGCCACCACCATCACTGAGTGCCTGCACACGT TCTGCAAGAGCTGCATCGTCAAGTACCTGCAGACCAGCAAGTACTGCCCCATGTGCAACACCAAGATCCACGAGACGCAGCCGCTGCTCAATCTCAAGCTGGACCGTGTCATGCAGGACATCGTCTACAAGCTGGTGCCCGGCCTGCAGGAGA GTGAAGAGAAGAGGATTCGGGAATTCTACCAGTCCCGCGGCCTCGACCGGGTGACGCAGCCCAGCAGCGAGG ACACGGTTGGGGGTGACCCCATGGGGCTCCCCTACAGCACCTTCGATCACTCCCGCGCCCACTATTTCCGCTACGACGAGCACGTCTCGCTCTGTCTGGAGAAGCAGAG CTCCAGCAAGGACAAGGGCAAGGCTGTGCTGCAG CAGAAGTACGTGAGATGCTCCGTGCGGGCGCAGATCCGGCACCTGCGGAGGGTGCTGTGCCACCGCCTGGGGCTGCCGCTGCAGCAC GTGCAGATCCTGTTCAACAACGAGGCCCTCCCCGACCACATGACGATGAAGCAGCTCTGGCTCTCGCGCTGGTTTGGCAAG CCTGCGCCCCTCCTGCTGCACTACAGCATCAAGGACAAGAGGAGGtag
- the PCGF1 gene encoding polycomb group RING finger protein 1 isoform X1 translates to MASPPQGGPMAIAMRLRNQLQAVYKMDPLRNEEEVKVKMKELNEHIVCCLCAGYFIDATTITECLHTFCKSCIVKYLQTSKYCPMCNTKIHETQPLLNLKLDRVMQDIVYKLVPGLQESEEKRIREFYQSRGLDRVTQPSSEAPSITPAPTISATTSTSRSVWRSRGGCCRRAGEKGGARGCHWALAAPALCPVPPNSVNRCRGGSRCCGSAASASSVPGVRRGGTAGGPPAPELSGCPFSSLRSSSKDKGKAVLQQKYVRCSVRAQIRHLRRVLCHRLGLPLQHVQILFNNEALPDHMTMKQLWLSRWFGKPAPLLLHYSIKDKRR, encoded by the exons ATGGCGTCGCCTCCTCAGGGGGGCCCGATGGCGATCGCCATGCGGCTGCGGAACCAGCTCCAGGCCGTCTACAAGATGGACCCGCTCCGGAACGag GAGGAGGTGAAGGTGAAGATGAAGGAGCTGAACGAGCACATCGTGTGCTGCCTGTGCGCCGGCTACTTCATCGACGCCACCACCATCACTGAGTGCCTGCACACGT TCTGCAAGAGCTGCATCGTCAAGTACCTGCAGACCAGCAAGTACTGCCCCATGTGCAACACCAAGATCCACGAGACGCAGCCGCTGCTCAATCTCAAGCTGGACCGTGTCATGCAGGACATCGTCTACAAGCTGGTGCCCGGCCTGCAGGAGA GTGAAGAGAAGAGGATTCGGGAATTCTACCAGTCCCGCGGCCTCGACCGGGTGACGCAGCCCAGCAGCGAGG CACCTTCGATCACTCCCGCGCCCACTATTTCCGCTACGACGAGCACGTCTCGCTCTGTCTGGAGAAGCAGAGGTGGGTGCTGCCGGCGCgctggggaaaaggggggggcccgggggtgcCACTGGGCTCTCGCCGCCCCAGCTCTGTGTCCTGTCCCCCCCAACTCTGTTAACCGGTGCCGGGGTGGCTCCCGCTGCTGCGGCTCAGCTGCCAGTGCCAGCTCCGTGCCGGGGGTACGGCGGGGGGGTACGGCCGGCGGCCCCCCAGCCCCGGAGCTGTCAGGCTGCCCCTTTTCTTCCCTCCGCAGCTCCAGCAAGGACAAGGGCAAGGCTGTGCTGCAG CAGAAGTACGTGAGATGCTCCGTGCGGGCGCAGATCCGGCACCTGCGGAGGGTGCTGTGCCACCGCCTGGGGCTGCCGCTGCAGCAC GTGCAGATCCTGTTCAACAACGAGGCCCTCCCCGACCACATGACGATGAAGCAGCTCTGGCTCTCGCGCTGGTTTGGCAAG CCTGCGCCCCTCCTGCTGCACTACAGCATCAAGGACAAGAGGAGGtag
- the PCGF1 gene encoding polycomb group RING finger protein 1 isoform X4: protein MASPPQGGPMAIAMRLRNQLQAVYKMDPLRNEEEVKVKMKELNEHIVCCLCAGYFIDATTITECLHTFCKSCIVKYLQTSKYCPMCNTKIHETQPLLNLKLDRVMQDIVYKLVPGLQESEEKRIREFYQSRGLDRVTQPSSEDTVGGDPMGLPYSTFDHSRAHYFRYDEHVSLCLEKQSSSKDKGKAVLQKYVRCSVRAQIRHLRRVLCHRLGLPLQHVQILFNNEALPDHMTMKQLWLSRWFGKPAPLLLHYSIKDKRR from the exons ATGGCGTCGCCTCCTCAGGGGGGCCCGATGGCGATCGCCATGCGGCTGCGGAACCAGCTCCAGGCCGTCTACAAGATGGACCCGCTCCGGAACGag GAGGAGGTGAAGGTGAAGATGAAGGAGCTGAACGAGCACATCGTGTGCTGCCTGTGCGCCGGCTACTTCATCGACGCCACCACCATCACTGAGTGCCTGCACACGT TCTGCAAGAGCTGCATCGTCAAGTACCTGCAGACCAGCAAGTACTGCCCCATGTGCAACACCAAGATCCACGAGACGCAGCCGCTGCTCAATCTCAAGCTGGACCGTGTCATGCAGGACATCGTCTACAAGCTGGTGCCCGGCCTGCAGGAGA GTGAAGAGAAGAGGATTCGGGAATTCTACCAGTCCCGCGGCCTCGACCGGGTGACGCAGCCCAGCAGCGAGG ACACGGTTGGGGGTGACCCCATGGGGCTCCCCTACAGCACCTTCGATCACTCCCGCGCCCACTATTTCCGCTACGACGAGCACGTCTCGCTCTGTCTGGAGAAGCAGAG CTCCAGCAAGGACAAGGGCAAGGCTGTGCTGCAG AAGTACGTGAGATGCTCCGTGCGGGCGCAGATCCGGCACCTGCGGAGGGTGCTGTGCCACCGCCTGGGGCTGCCGCTGCAGCAC GTGCAGATCCTGTTCAACAACGAGGCCCTCCCCGACCACATGACGATGAAGCAGCTCTGGCTCTCGCGCTGGTTTGGCAAG CCTGCGCCCCTCCTGCTGCACTACAGCATCAAGGACAAGAGGAGGtag
- the PCGF1 gene encoding polycomb group RING finger protein 1 isoform X2, which produces MASPPQGGPMAIAMRLRNQLQAVYKMDPLRNEEEVKVKMKELNEHIVCCLCAGYFIDATTITECLHTFCKSCIVKYLQTSKYCPMCNTKIHETQPLLNLKLDRVMQDIVYKLVPGLQESEEKRIREFYQSRGLDRVTQPSSEAPSITPAPTISATTSTSRSVWRSRGGCCRRAGEKGGARGCHWALAAPALCPVPPNSVNRCRGGSRCCGSAASASSVPGVRRGGTAGGPPAPELSGCPFSSLRSSSKDKGKAVLQKYVRCSVRAQIRHLRRVLCHRLGLPLQHVQILFNNEALPDHMTMKQLWLSRWFGKPAPLLLHYSIKDKRR; this is translated from the exons ATGGCGTCGCCTCCTCAGGGGGGCCCGATGGCGATCGCCATGCGGCTGCGGAACCAGCTCCAGGCCGTCTACAAGATGGACCCGCTCCGGAACGag GAGGAGGTGAAGGTGAAGATGAAGGAGCTGAACGAGCACATCGTGTGCTGCCTGTGCGCCGGCTACTTCATCGACGCCACCACCATCACTGAGTGCCTGCACACGT TCTGCAAGAGCTGCATCGTCAAGTACCTGCAGACCAGCAAGTACTGCCCCATGTGCAACACCAAGATCCACGAGACGCAGCCGCTGCTCAATCTCAAGCTGGACCGTGTCATGCAGGACATCGTCTACAAGCTGGTGCCCGGCCTGCAGGAGA GTGAAGAGAAGAGGATTCGGGAATTCTACCAGTCCCGCGGCCTCGACCGGGTGACGCAGCCCAGCAGCGAGG CACCTTCGATCACTCCCGCGCCCACTATTTCCGCTACGACGAGCACGTCTCGCTCTGTCTGGAGAAGCAGAGGTGGGTGCTGCCGGCGCgctggggaaaaggggggggcccgggggtgcCACTGGGCTCTCGCCGCCCCAGCTCTGTGTCCTGTCCCCCCCAACTCTGTTAACCGGTGCCGGGGTGGCTCCCGCTGCTGCGGCTCAGCTGCCAGTGCCAGCTCCGTGCCGGGGGTACGGCGGGGGGGTACGGCCGGCGGCCCCCCAGCCCCGGAGCTGTCAGGCTGCCCCTTTTCTTCCCTCCGCAGCTCCAGCAAGGACAAGGGCAAGGCTGTGCTGCAG AAGTACGTGAGATGCTCCGTGCGGGCGCAGATCCGGCACCTGCGGAGGGTGCTGTGCCACCGCCTGGGGCTGCCGCTGCAGCAC GTGCAGATCCTGTTCAACAACGAGGCCCTCCCCGACCACATGACGATGAAGCAGCTCTGGCTCTCGCGCTGGTTTGGCAAG CCTGCGCCCCTCCTGCTGCACTACAGCATCAAGGACAAGAGGAGGtag